Genomic window (Oscillospiraceae bacterium):
TTCACTCTTAGAATGAATACCTGAATCTTACGTGCCAACCGCACACCGCTTTTCTGCTGAGAATGCCAGTCTTTTCGGGATATTTCGGCGGTTCGGGAACTCGTCAAAAATGGTGTAAAAACCTGAATCTAGCGCGTCTGCCAATTCCGCCATACCCGCATATATAGCTCCTCATAAATTACACGGCAGAGGAAACCGAGTGAGAACATACATCTCAGCCTATTAGGCTCGGCTTTGTTGCCGACTTGAAGATTATAACACAAAAATACAAAAAAATCAATACCTTTTGGAAAATTATTTTTTTGTTCACAATTAGACAACACGCACTGTTATGTTTTTACATACAATGTGTACTTCTTAATTTTTTCACAAGGGTGGTAGGACATTTTGGACTTGCGAAGTCCTTCCCTTCCCATGTCTTCCTCACGGTTAAGGTAAAGTATTCCGTCTTTTGAAAAATTGCGGGCAAATTCACGTGCAATAAGCTGATATGCCCCGCGTACAGAAGGAAGTGCCTTTTCGATGTGCTCGAAAAGTGTATCTCCTACCGATTCACCTATCGCCATGGCTACTATGGTTTTGTCGGCAAGACTTATAAATCCGCCTTGCATACGGTAAATATCATAATTGTTTATTACCTCTGAAACCATTTCGTGCTCTTTTTGAAGAGTTTCGTCTGACGTCTCGGAAGAAGCGCAATAATTTTCGTAAAAAGCCTTAAGACGGTTTATATTCGTGCTGTCTATTTTTTCAAAGCTCCAACCGGGATTATTTGCCGAAAAATAGTTTATATGATTGCGCTGTCCGGAATACTTTCTGCCCTCCATACCGGAAATATCGGTAATGTTATATAGATAATCATCCCAATCCTCATCATGTGTTTCCTCGAATGAAAAGATGTGAGAAATCATTTCCTTTTCACGCAGGGTCACGGCGTTGATAACAAACGGCAAATTGTTTGATTTGCAATATTCCGCAGTTGCTTCGAGAGCTCCGTAAATATCCTCACCGAGCGGCAAAGAAAACACCGTATCTCCGCTAAGCGAATGCATTCTCAAAATAAGTGTCGAATTATAAAATGCATAGTACGTATCAAAATAGCAACGCCACATAACGGCTGTACCCATGCTG
Coding sequences:
- a CDS encoding DUF2156 domain-containing protein → MLVFKKLTLNDIDALHPYFEYSHSRICDNSMGTAVMWRCYFDTYYAFYNSTLILRMHSLSGDTVFSLPLGEDIYGALEATAEYCKSNNLPFVINAVTLREKEMISHIFSFEETHDEDWDDYLYNITDISGMEGRKYSGQRNHINYFSANNPGWSFEKIDSTNINRLKAFYENYCASSETSDETLQKEHEMVSEVINNYDIYRMQGGFISLADKTIVAMAIGESVGDTLFEHIEKALPSVRGAYQLIAREFARNFSKDGILYLNREEDMGREGLRKSKMSYHPCEKIKKYTLYVKT